One genomic region from Candidatus Zixiibacteriota bacterium encodes:
- the gcvPA gene encoding aminomethyl-transferring glycine dehydrogenase subunit GcvPA: MSYIPNTDDDRRIMLEKIGVKNFEELLKPIPSAIQMKSPLDLPAPLPEMELLREMEEISLKNKTGLVIFAGGGVYDHFIPSALGTILSRPEFVTAYTPYQAEVAQGTLQVIYEFQTNICRLSGMDAANASMYDGASAAAEAVHLALAHTRRNKVVISDTVSPLYRDVIKTYLSGLNVEIVIIPNSKGVTDLEQVRQAVDSNTAALLMAQPNFFGLVEDVEPAANLIHNSGGLFLEAVDPIAAALLKTPAGCGADIAVGEGQPLGIPMNFGGPLVGFFAVKKELIRLMPGRLAARTIDEEGKPGFVLTLQTREQHIRREKATSNICTNQALCATTATVYLALLGKQGLKKVALLCLDKTHQAAEKLAALPGFSAYFPGDYFRETVIRTPLPAGQLIEIMIDRHGIMPGIDLGRFYPDMKDALLVAVTEKRTDAEIAAFARAMQEAAAVAVLSPAKR; this comes from the coding sequence ATGTCATATATACCGAATACCGACGATGACCGTCGGATAATGCTTGAAAAAATCGGGGTTAAGAATTTTGAGGAATTGCTGAAGCCGATTCCGTCGGCGATTCAGATGAAGTCGCCGCTCGACCTTCCGGCGCCGCTGCCGGAGATGGAATTGCTGCGGGAGATGGAAGAAATCTCTCTTAAGAACAAGACCGGACTGGTAATTTTTGCCGGCGGTGGGGTCTATGACCATTTCATCCCTTCGGCGCTGGGGACCATTTTGAGCCGGCCGGAGTTTGTAACGGCATACACCCCCTACCAGGCAGAGGTAGCGCAGGGGACGCTTCAGGTAATATACGAATTTCAGACCAACATCTGCCGTCTAAGCGGAATGGATGCCGCCAACGCCTCGATGTATGACGGTGCCTCGGCCGCTGCCGAAGCGGTCCATCTGGCGCTGGCGCATACCCGTCGGAATAAGGTCGTCATTTCCGATACGGTCAGCCCGCTCTATCGCGATGTCATAAAGACCTATCTCTCCGGATTGAATGTCGAGATAGTCATTATTCCAAATAGTAAAGGGGTGACCGACCTGGAGCAGGTGCGCCAGGCGGTTGACAGCAATACCGCGGCTCTTCTTATGGCGCAACCGAACTTTTTCGGACTGGTTGAGGATGTTGAGCCGGCGGCTAATCTGATTCATAATAGCGGCGGGCTATTTTTAGAGGCCGTTGACCCGATTGCGGCGGCTCTTCTGAAAACGCCGGCCGGGTGCGGCGCCGACATCGCCGTAGGCGAGGGGCAGCCGCTGGGGATTCCTATGAATTTCGGCGGACCGCTGGTCGGTTTTTTTGCCGTCAAAAAAGAGCTGATAAGACTGATGCCAGGAAGACTGGCAGCGCGCACCATTGACGAAGAAGGCAAGCCCGGCTTTGTTCTGACCCTGCAGACCCGTGAGCAGCATATCCGACGAGAGAAAGCAACTTCTAATATCTGCACCAATCAGGCGCTTTGCGCCACGACGGCAACTGTTTATCTGGCGCTGCTGGGCAAACAAGGGCTGAAGAAGGTGGCGCTCCTCTGTCTGGATAAAACCCACCAGGCGGCTGAAAAACTGGCAGCGCTGCCGGGATTTTCCGCCTACTTCCCCGGCGATTATTTCCGCGAAACCGTTATCCGAACACCGCTTCCTGCCGGTCAATTAATTGAGATTATGATTGACCGCCATGGGATAATGCCGGGAATTGACCTGGGACGATTTTATCCCGATATGAAAGATGCGCTTCTTGTCGCCGTAACAGAGAAGCGGACCGACGCCGAAATCGCCGCCTTTGCCCGGGCGATGCAGGAGGCGGCAGCGGTGGCAGTCTTATCGCCCGCGAAGCGATAG
- the accB gene encoding acetyl-CoA carboxylase biotin carboxyl carrier protein, with protein MCYLFFRSQAPTRWNMREKTIKKLIRLVEESDIDQLEVTSWGRTVRITRRMSGRNGKSDQPAVIQTVAPVAMPPAAVTSAPPTAAVETKPSDAEKNYVEIKSPMVGTFYAAPAPDTPPYVKLGQKISVGQVVCIVEAMKLMNEIESEVAGTVTKILVENAQPVEFGQVLFLIDPQG; from the coding sequence ATTTGTTATCTTTTTTTCCGTTCCCAAGCCCCTACGAGGTGGAATATGCGTGAGAAAACGATTAAGAAATTGATAAGATTGGTTGAAGAATCAGATATTGATCAGCTTGAAGTTACCAGCTGGGGTCGGACGGTAAGAATCACTCGCCGGATGAGCGGTCGCAACGGCAAGTCCGACCAGCCGGCGGTCATACAGACTGTCGCCCCGGTGGCGATGCCGCCGGCGGCTGTGACTTCAGCGCCGCCGACTGCGGCAGTGGAGACGAAGCCTTCTGATGCCGAAAAGAACTATGTAGAGATCAAGTCACCTATGGTGGGGACATTCTACGCCGCGCCGGCCCCGGATACCCCGCCCTACGTGAAACTGGGTCAGAAAATTTCGGTCGGTCAGGTGGTTTGTATCGTCGAGGCGATGAAACTGATGAATGAAATAGAATCAGAAGTCGCCGGCACCGTTACAAAAATTCTCGTGGAAAACGCCCAGCCCGTCGAATTCGGGCAGGTTCTGTTCCTGATCGACCCGCAAGGTTAA
- the gcvH gene encoding glycine cleavage system protein GcvH translates to MNIPSDLKYTKEHEWVKMDGDIATVGITDFAQGELGDVVFVELPSVGTKVKALQPFGTIEAVKAVSEIFAPVSGEVAGVNTSLEGDPTAVNRDCYGEGWMIKIKTNDPSELGKLLTADDYRKLVE, encoded by the coding sequence TTGAACATTCCATCAGACCTGAAATATACCAAAGAGCATGAATGGGTTAAAATGGATGGGGATATTGCTACGGTCGGAATAACAGATTTCGCGCAGGGGGAACTGGGGGATGTGGTCTTCGTAGAGCTGCCGTCGGTCGGGACCAAAGTCAAGGCGCTTCAGCCCTTCGGGACAATTGAAGCGGTGAAAGCGGTTTCCGAAATATTCGCGCCGGTTTCCGGCGAAGTCGCCGGAGTCAATACAAGTCTGGAAGGCGACCCGACGGCGGTCAATCGCGACTGTTACGGGGAAGGATGGATGATTAAAATCAAGACTAACGACCCCTCAGAACTGGGGAAACTTCTCACCGCTGATGATTACAGAAAACTTGTCGAATAG
- the accC gene encoding acetyl-CoA carboxylase biotin carboxylase subunit — protein sequence MFKKILIANRGEIALRVIRACRELGIKTVAVYSEADRASLHVRFADEDVCIGPAPAGSSYLDAKRIISAAEVTNADAIHPGYGFLAENAEFAEICESCGITFIGPKPDMIRKMGDKNIAKQTMREAGIPVIPGSEGIVGTLDEAKSIAAEIGYPVMIKAVAGGGGKGMRLCRDETELENNFPMARVEAEAAFKNPDVYLEKAILSPHHVEIQLMGDSYGNIIHFGERDCSIQRRHQKLVEECPSPLVTPELRAIMGRTAVLGAATIQYLGAGTIEFLVDADLNFYFMEMNTRIQVEHPITEEATDIDLVKEQIRVAAGEKLRYRQEDIILKWHAIEARINAEDPDKDFRPAPGEITSFHVPGGHGIRVDTAAYAKYVIPPYYDSMIAKLIVRAQTRREAIEKMKYALEEFIIEGIPTTVSYHKKIFSHPDFINGQFDTSFIYRMGEAEKQTKEITTKSTEDEQK from the coding sequence TTGTTTAAGAAGATATTAATTGCCAATCGCGGCGAAATTGCGCTGCGGGTAATCCGCGCCTGCCGCGAGTTAGGAATAAAGACAGTTGCCGTTTACAGCGAAGCCGATCGCGCCTCGCTTCATGTTCGTTTTGCCGATGAAGATGTTTGCATCGGTCCGGCGCCGGCCGGCTCCAGCTATCTGGACGCCAAGCGAATAATCTCCGCCGCCGAAGTAACCAACGCCGACGCTATTCATCCCGGGTACGGATTTCTTGCCGAAAACGCCGAGTTTGCCGAAATCTGCGAATCCTGCGGAATTACTTTCATCGGTCCTAAACCGGACATGATTCGAAAAATGGGCGACAAGAACATCGCCAAGCAAACGATGCGCGAAGCCGGGATACCGGTGATACCCGGTTCGGAAGGAATTGTCGGCACACTCGATGAAGCCAAATCGATTGCCGCGGAAATTGGTTATCCGGTGATGATAAAAGCCGTTGCCGGCGGCGGCGGCAAGGGGATGCGACTCTGTCGCGACGAGACCGAACTGGAGAACAACTTTCCCATGGCTCGGGTCGAAGCCGAGGCCGCTTTCAAGAATCCCGATGTCTATCTGGAAAAGGCTATTTTGAGCCCGCATCATGTTGAAATTCAGTTGATGGGCGATTCCTATGGCAATATCATTCATTTCGGAGAAAGAGACTGCAGTATCCAGAGACGTCATCAAAAACTTGTTGAGGAATGTCCTTCGCCTCTGGTGACTCCGGAACTTCGGGCTATCATGGGACGCACCGCCGTCCTGGGCGCCGCTACTATTCAATATCTGGGAGCCGGGACTATTGAATTCCTGGTCGATGCCGACCTCAATTTTTATTTTATGGAGATGAACACCCGTATTCAGGTGGAGCATCCGATTACCGAAGAAGCGACCGACATTGATTTGGTGAAAGAACAGATTCGGGTGGCCGCCGGAGAAAAACTGCGCTACCGTCAGGAAGATATCATTCTCAAGTGGCATGCCATAGAAGCCCGCATCAACGCCGAAGACCCGGACAAAGATTTTCGCCCGGCGCCGGGCGAGATTACCTCGTTCCATGTTCCCGGCGGGCATGGCATTCGGGTGGATACCGCCGCCTACGCCAAATATGTCATCCCCCCTTATTATGACTCGATGATTGCCAAGTTGATTGTGCGGGCGCAAACCCGGCGGGAAGCGATTGAAAAGATGAAATATGCCCTGGAGGAGTTCATCATTGAGGGAATTCCCACCACGGTCAGTTACCATAAAAAGATATTCAGTCATCCTGATTTCATAAACGGCCAGTTCGACACATCCTTCATCTACCGCATGGGAGAGGCTGAAAAACAGACCAAAGAAATCACGACTAAATCGACTGAGGATGAGCAAAAATAG
- a CDS encoding type IV pilus twitching motility protein PilT: MNLKQMLVEMLSRNASDLHIRVGIRPHIRVNGHLEQISTTPITIDEMENVVSQILNEQQLERFRKKNEMDLALSVAKLGRFRINLFRQRGTSGIAIRAVNTNVPSFDELNLPDTIRKLAMERRGLIIITGTTGSGKSTTLAAMIEHMNENRDDNILTIEDPIEYIYRDKKSIISQREVGADTETFASALRHAFRQDPDVILIGEIRDLDTMSIALTAADTGHLVLTTLHTLNAVETLSRIISFFPPHQHQQIRLLLAGTLKSIVCQRLLARTDMPGRVPALEILISTAAVRDYIVNQDKTSSIPDLIEQGGQYGMITFDQSIMHLYRSGMISFEEAMNQCTNPDDFDLRVKGITGASERWQSGEPQAEKEGDIHRF, translated from the coding sequence ATGAACCTCAAACAGATGCTTGTTGAGATGCTCAGCCGCAATGCATCCGACCTGCATATCCGTGTCGGCATTCGTCCGCACATTCGTGTCAATGGTCATCTGGAGCAGATATCGACTACCCCTATCACCATAGACGAAATGGAAAACGTTGTCAGCCAGATTCTCAATGAGCAGCAACTGGAGCGGTTCCGGAAGAAGAACGAGATGGACCTGGCGCTTTCGGTTGCCAAACTGGGACGATTTCGTATAAACCTCTTCCGCCAGCGGGGAACCAGCGGTATCGCCATCCGCGCCGTCAATACCAATGTCCCTTCCTTTGATGAATTGAATCTTCCCGATACCATTCGAAAACTGGCAATGGAACGGCGCGGTCTAATCATAATCACGGGAACTACCGGTTCCGGTAAATCAACCACTCTGGCGGCGATGATTGAGCATATGAATGAAAACAGGGATGACAATATCCTGACCATCGAAGACCCTATAGAATATATCTACCGCGATAAAAAGTCTATCATAAGCCAGCGCGAGGTGGGCGCCGATACCGAGACTTTTGCCTCGGCTTTGCGCCATGCCTTTCGTCAGGACCCCGATGTGATTCTGATAGGAGAAATCCGCGACCTGGATACGATGTCGATTGCGTTGACGGCCGCCGATACCGGTCATCTGGTCTTGACAACGCTTCACACTCTCAATGCGGTGGAGACCCTGTCGCGCATAATCTCCTTTTTCCCGCCCCATCAGCATCAACAGATTCGGCTGCTTCTGGCGGGAACGCTGAAATCGATTGTCTGCCAGCGGCTGCTGGCTCGAACCGATATGCCGGGACGAGTACCGGCGCTGGAAATTCTTATATCGACGGCGGCAGTTCGCGATTATATTGTTAATCAGGATAAGACCTCGAGCATTCCCGACCTGATTGAGCAGGGGGGACAGTACGGAATGATAACTTTTGACCAGTCGATTATGCATCTTTACAGGAGCGGGATGATTTCGTTTGAAGAGGCGATGAATCAGTGTACCAACCCGGACGACTTTGACTTACGGGTCAAGGGTATCACCGGAGCGTCCGAGCGGTGGCAATCCGGGGAGCCACAGGCAGAAAAAGAAGGCGACATTCATCGTTTTTAA